The Calypte anna isolate BGI_N300 chromosome 2, bCalAnn1_v1.p, whole genome shotgun sequence genome includes a window with the following:
- the CDV3 gene encoding protein CDV3 homolog isoform X2, with amino-acid sequence MAETEERSLDDFFAKRDKKKRKEKSNRGAASSASNAASNATGAAASAAGGTRPSDGSGSGAAASNAGSAKTATKEEDDWKEFEQKEEIDYSGLRVQSMQISEKEDEESEKREEPEPGDNWEETGGTVDRSSGPWNKSAPAPAPVIEPTVTEAPEPVQTGVYRPPGAREGGRPRRAQQGPPEIYSDTQFPSLQSTAKLVDSRKKR; translated from the exons ATGGCGGAGACCGAGGAGAGGAGCCTCGACGACTTCTTCGCCAAGCGGGACAAGAAGAAGCGGAAGGAAAAGAGCAACCGTGGGGCCGCCTCCAGCGCTTCCAATGCCGCCTCTAATGCCACGGGGGCGGCCGCGTCGGCGGCCGGGGGAACCCGCCCGTCAGATGGCAGCGGCTCCGGAGCTGCCGCCTCCAACGCCGGCTCCGCCAAGACGGCGACCAAG GAAGAGGATGATTGGAAGGAGTTtgagcaaaaggaagaaattgatTATAGTGGTCTTAGAGTTCAGTCCATGCAAATAAG tgaaaaggaagatgaagaaagtgaaaaaagagaagaacCTGAACCTGGTGACAACTGGGAGGAGACTGGTGGTACTGTAGATAGATCATCTGGTCCATGGAACAAgtcagctcctgccccagcacctgTCATTGAACCAACTG TTACAGAAGCCCCAGAACCAGTTCAGACTGGTGTGTACAGGCCGCCTGGTGCCAGGGAGGGTGGGCGGCCACGGAGAGCACAGCAAGGACCACCAGAAATTTATAGTGATACACAGTTCCCATCACTGCAGTCCACCGCCAAGCTTGTAGACAGTCGAAA gaaaagatgA
- the CDV3 gene encoding protein CDV3 homolog isoform X3 gives MAETEERSLDDFFAKRDKKKRKEKSNRGAASSASNAASNATGAAASAAGGTRPSDGSGSGAAASNAGSAKTATKEEDDWKEFEQKEEIDYSGLRVQSMQISEKEDEESEKREEPEPGDNWEETGGTVDRSSGPWNKSAPAPAPVIEPTVTEAPEPVQTGVYRPPGAREGGRPRRAQQGPPEIYSDTQFPSLQSTAKLVDSRKY, from the exons ATGGCGGAGACCGAGGAGAGGAGCCTCGACGACTTCTTCGCCAAGCGGGACAAGAAGAAGCGGAAGGAAAAGAGCAACCGTGGGGCCGCCTCCAGCGCTTCCAATGCCGCCTCTAATGCCACGGGGGCGGCCGCGTCGGCGGCCGGGGGAACCCGCCCGTCAGATGGCAGCGGCTCCGGAGCTGCCGCCTCCAACGCCGGCTCCGCCAAGACGGCGACCAAG GAAGAGGATGATTGGAAGGAGTTtgagcaaaaggaagaaattgatTATAGTGGTCTTAGAGTTCAGTCCATGCAAATAAG tgaaaaggaagatgaagaaagtgaaaaaagagaagaacCTGAACCTGGTGACAACTGGGAGGAGACTGGTGGTACTGTAGATAGATCATCTGGTCCATGGAACAAgtcagctcctgccccagcacctgTCATTGAACCAACTG TTACAGAAGCCCCAGAACCAGTTCAGACTGGTGTGTACAGGCCGCCTGGTGCCAGGGAGGGTGGGCGGCCACGGAGAGCACAGCAAGGACCACCAGAAATTTATAGTGATACACAGTTCCCATCACTGCAGTCCACCGCCAAGCTTGTAGACAGTCGAAA ATACTGA
- the CDV3 gene encoding protein CDV3 homolog isoform X1, giving the protein MAETEERSLDDFFAKRDKKKRKEKSNRGAASSASNAASNATGAAASAAGGTRPSDGSGSGAAASNAGSAKTATKEEDDWKEFEQKEEIDYSGLRVQSMQISEKEDEESEKREEPEPGDNWEETGGTVDRSSGPWNKSAPAPAPVIEPTVTEAPEPVQTGVYRPPGAREGGRPRRAQQGPPEIYSDTQFPSLQSTAKLVDSRKDKEMEKSFEVVKHKTRGRDEVSKNQALKLQLDNQYAVLGDQ; this is encoded by the exons ATGGCGGAGACCGAGGAGAGGAGCCTCGACGACTTCTTCGCCAAGCGGGACAAGAAGAAGCGGAAGGAAAAGAGCAACCGTGGGGCCGCCTCCAGCGCTTCCAATGCCGCCTCTAATGCCACGGGGGCGGCCGCGTCGGCGGCCGGGGGAACCCGCCCGTCAGATGGCAGCGGCTCCGGAGCTGCCGCCTCCAACGCCGGCTCCGCCAAGACGGCGACCAAG GAAGAGGATGATTGGAAGGAGTTtgagcaaaaggaagaaattgatTATAGTGGTCTTAGAGTTCAGTCCATGCAAATAAG tgaaaaggaagatgaagaaagtgaaaaaagagaagaacCTGAACCTGGTGACAACTGGGAGGAGACTGGTGGTACTGTAGATAGATCATCTGGTCCATGGAACAAgtcagctcctgccccagcacctgTCATTGAACCAACTG TTACAGAAGCCCCAGAACCAGTTCAGACTGGTGTGTACAGGCCGCCTGGTGCCAGGGAGGGTGGGCGGCCACGGAGAGCACAGCAAGGACCACCAGAAATTTATAGTGATACACAGTTCCCATCACTGCAGTCCACCGCCAAGCTTGTAGACAGTCGAAA ggataaagaaatggagaagagCTTTGAAGTAGTAAAACACAAAACTAGAGGTAGGGATGAGGTCTCAAAAAACCAAGCACTTAAACTTCAGCTAGACAACCAGTATGCTGTGCTTGGGGATCAGTAG
- the CDV3 gene encoding protein CDV3 homolog isoform X4 — MQISEKEDEESEKREEPEPGDNWEETGGTVDRSSGPWNKSAPAPAPVIEPTVTEAPEPVQTGVYRPPGAREGGRPRRAQQGPPEIYSDTQFPSLQSTAKLVDSRKDKEMEKSFEVVKHKTRGRDEVSKNQALKLQLDNQYAVLGDQ, encoded by the exons ATGCAAATAAG tgaaaaggaagatgaagaaagtgaaaaaagagaagaacCTGAACCTGGTGACAACTGGGAGGAGACTGGTGGTACTGTAGATAGATCATCTGGTCCATGGAACAAgtcagctcctgccccagcacctgTCATTGAACCAACTG TTACAGAAGCCCCAGAACCAGTTCAGACTGGTGTGTACAGGCCGCCTGGTGCCAGGGAGGGTGGGCGGCCACGGAGAGCACAGCAAGGACCACCAGAAATTTATAGTGATACACAGTTCCCATCACTGCAGTCCACCGCCAAGCTTGTAGACAGTCGAAA ggataaagaaatggagaagagCTTTGAAGTAGTAAAACACAAAACTAGAGGTAGGGATGAGGTCTCAAAAAACCAAGCACTTAAACTTCAGCTAGACAACCAGTATGCTGTGCTTGGGGATCAGTAG